Genomic window (Peromyscus leucopus breed LL Stock chromosome 15, UCI_PerLeu_2.1, whole genome shotgun sequence):
AGCGGGCTCAGTGGAgtagagtggagggaagggagagcCTGCCAGGAGAACTGCCCTCACAGGAGACAGGCAAGGGATTGGAGGTGATGGGGAATCAGTGCAGCTCTGGGAACCAGGCCCGAGCCCAGACCCACTGTCTCTACGTGGCTCCATATGTCCCTTACCCTTCTTCCAGTGATCCCTTTCTCCAAGGCACAGCTGATGGAATCCCACTCTTCCAGAGCatgtcaaaaatatttcaaatattcctGACTCTCAGAACCCACTCACACAGGCCTCCTCTCTGCGGCCCCACCTTTCCCCCAAATAACCCAGATATTTTCATCCTTCTTCTTCCAGAACTCACGCAAACCCAGAGAGAGATCAAGGCCCCTGTCACTGTCAGAACACTGCCTCTGAGCTAAAACACCCAAGTTTGATCGCCAGCATCCAGGAACCACTAAGAGTAGGCCTTCCCTCAAATCCATGTCACCAGCTCCCTTTGTAACTGAGACTTGAGTCATCGGAAATTGTCCTGGACCTgtcatctccccccacccccacccccacacccccatggAGGATTTCCTCCGGAGCTTCTACCTCTTTTGTCTTCTTATTCAAAACCTTGAGTGGTACCCCATGATGAGAGAGACTTGGGTACACTTGGAAACAGCTCCCATGAGCACAGGCCCTTCCTAAGATGATCAATAGCTCTCTCTCTTCTGGCTGTCACTCATAATCTCAGTGGTCTCCTCGGGCCCCCAGGAAGCTCTTCTTTCCATTGGGGTGGagacctttcttcctcccttcaccAAGATTCCTTATGCTGGTCTGAGGTATTTGATTAACCCCCTGCTAAGAGACCAGTCACCCTGAGCTTTGTGACagccctgtccccttcccctgcctcccatgccctccccatTCCCGCTTGCTCAGGTGATAAAAAAGATACTTCCACTCCACGATGCTGATGCAGGCCTTCCTGAGGGGGTTCTGGAGAGTCAAGCAGAACAAGGCTCGGGGTGGCCTCGGCAGAATCTCAGGAACAGGtttcttgggctgtttcttcCTCAGGCCCTCATCCTGGGGTGAGGACGGCTCCATGGCTTCCCTGAcacccctctttcccttctcccccagtCCACGGCCCTCTCCTGCCTGTGTCCCCAATGCCCCCACCTTGGGGACTGGGCCTGACTGAGCCTGTCCTGCTGAGGCAATCAgacagggcgggggtgggggtgggaggattaCTCTCTCTGCTCCCAGCGAGTAAAATTAGCCCGTGCTGCCCAGCCCAAGCTCCTGAGGCCAGGCAGCTGTCATTCCTTCCAGTCCAGCCAGTGACATCCCAAACTGCCCCCAAGGAGGGCAAGGGCTGGGTGTAAAGGGGTGATTTACACCCAGGCCTGAGGCGCGGCAGGGGCAGTGGGAGACAGGAAGGTTTCGTAGCTAGATAATGGGGCTCAGGAAGAGGAGCCTGCCGTGTGGAGTCACAAACTAGATAGGTCCCTGGTGCTAAGATTAAgtttctccccaccccagctccatGGCTTTATCCAGAGGAGGTTCTGGGTGATGGCTCAGCTCAGCAATTCTCCACCCACTCCAGGCTCAGTGTCTGTCAGCATCAGCCCTGAACCTCCATGCCGTCTGCTGTCAGAAATGGAGCCACCAGCTGGGCGATGctcgccttgaatcccagcactcgggaggcagagccaggcggatctctgtgggttcgaggccagcctggtctacagagcgagatccagtgctgtgggatgtctttctgaatgctgtggatatgtgttgctcttattggttgataaatacagCTGTTTGTCCattggtgaggcagaataaggttaggcggtacattccagctggagagagacaggaagaagaaaggcagaagcgGAGAGACACCgcaagccaccaccaggagaagaagaTGTAAAAGTATCAGTAAGCTACGGCCCCGTGAccacttacagattaatagaaatgggtgaagttataggagctagctgGCGAGAAGCTTGAGCCgtaggccatccagtttgtaaatagcataagcctctgtgtgtttacttgggactaaaCAGTTTTGGGACACCAGTGggaaagacttgtcctgactgcgggcagggcagaacacaagaaaacttctgatGATTATCCAGgacagctccaaagctacacagagaaactctgtctcgaaaaactaaaatataaataaataaatgaatgaatgaatgaatgaatgaataaataaataaataacaaattaaaataaaatagagccaCCCTCCCACTGAAGTGAAAGCCTGCCAGGCAACCTTGAATGTGCGTGCTCTTACATGGCCCCTGCCCCTCATGTCCCTCATTGTACAAGGTTTGTGAGCTTTCTCCCTGCAACCCTGATCCCGCCATGGCGCAGTCGCAGCGTGCATTAAGCTCTCTGGAAATGTTAGTTGACGGCATAAGTTAGCCAACACCCCATCCACCCTGGCAGCAAGTGTTCTGGGCTGGGGGatcaaaggaagaagaggaacaggGTGGGGAGTGGGCACGGACAAAAGTTCAGCAGTCACAAAACTCAACAATCCTTTTATTTAGCCCTTGGTTGTAAACACAGTGTCAATGGACCCTAGAAGCTTCCAAATcttgggagtgggggagggatggaagtCCTTAACCTGGGAAAAGACCAGAAGACTATACCgaagggtgggagagggagagcgGAGGTGATCATTCGCTGTCAAGCAACCAGCACCAGCGACAGAAGTGCgcgtgtaacacacacacacacacacacacacacacacacacacacacgtacacacacgcatTCCTGATCTCTAGAGGCAATCAAGCTCCCCGCTAGCATTTGAGGCCATCTTGTGGAAGATCCAGGCATCGCAAAGTGCTGCAGGCTTCCAGGGGACTTGTTGCTGTGGTGGACGACAGAGCCCAGAGCCGCGCTCAGGCCAAGAGGCCGTCGGGTCCAGGAGCTGTCCAGAGCTCCGCTCCTCACTGCATTCACCACCTCCTGTGATCCCTATCTCGCCCTTTCTACCCCGGGCTCGCACATTTGGCCCAagtgggtggaggtgggagcACAGTCCTTGAACATCACTGTCCTGCCCGGCACAGATGACCCAGAAGCCCCCATACTGTTCCCTAGAGGGACAAGTCGAGGCCTCTGGCCCCATCAAAGGCTGGGTTCCTCCGACTCTAAGAAAGgcgaggaggagaaggaggaggacccactGCACTCGGCCACCAGGAAGGCGGGTGGTGGCGCATTGCCCTGGCAAGCGGGTTGCGGGGAGGTGGCTGCAGGCGGCTCGCCGTCGGGGGCGGCGCTCAGCAGCTCCTGCAGGTACTTGATGTAGCGGATGGCGGCGCGCAGGGTCTCCACCTTGCTGAGCCGCTTCTCCGCCAGGGCGCCGGGGAGGTGGCCGCGGAGGCGCGCGTAGCCCTCGTTCACGCACTTGACGCGCTGCCGCTCGCGCTCGTTGCGCTTCTGGATGAAGGCGGGCTCGAACGGGTAGTCGTAGACCCCGAAGGCGCCGGGGAAGGGCACGTAGGGGAACACCCCAGCGTAGGCGTCGTAGTAAGGCGGCTCGGCATGGCCAGGGTACAGCAGGAAGGGGACGTTGCCCAGGGGCTCCGTGGCTGCCAGCGGCGTCTGTCCTGCAGGGGCCACGACACCCAGCTGCATGCCGCTGGGAGCCCCGCGGTCCACCAGGGCCCGGCAGAAGTTACTGTTCATTGCGCCCCGTGGAGCTGGACCCAGGGTGAGGCCCCTCACCGAATGGCCTCTGCTCGGGCTCTGTGTGGTCCTGACTACGGGGGACAAGTCACATCGCTAGCAGCTCTGGGGCACCGCGAGTTGCTAAggcttcattttgcttttttgggTTGACTTGGACTTCCTAAAGCGAGTCATAGCTCTGGACAAGTGCAGCTCCTTGCGGAGCTTCAGCAGGTACCTGCTGCGATCTTGCTTGGGGTACCATGTATTGAGTAATCTGAGGACTCTCGCCCTCTTCCCTGGACCTTGTGATCTGCGAGTCTTGCCTCTTCCTGCAGCCCAACACTGGCACCTGTCCCTGACGCtagctgtgagcctccatgacCAGGTGCTCCGATGCCCAGTTCTTGTTCTTCACCGATTCTTGTCGCAGGATCCCCAAGCTGCGGAGAAGGGGTGAGGGCAGCGAGTGTGTCAGCTTTGCAGAAGAGGCCCCAGAATTTTGCTAAAAGCAGAGAAGAGTGGACATATCAATAAGGAAAGGCCCTTGTGGCACTCCTATCTCCAGAAACGATCAGGAGGGAAGAGAGTGTGGTTTGGGGGAGGTGTTGGTCAGAGCTCAAATCTTGGGTTCACTCCTCAATAGTCCGGTGACATCCTTGAGTCAGATTTCCGTATTTGGAGAGACAGAAAACATCCTTTACAGATCCTAAgagaaccaaaagagaaaaacaaacaaacgaaaaacatATGCCAGAGCACCCCGTACCTGGCATGGGGCGGGGGCATCAATGCCATTTCCGTTGAGAACGCAGATTGTCTCATCACTGTTACCTTCCAGGGCCTTCCATCTAAAAATGGTGGAAGGAAAGCCTCCTGGGGGCTTAGAGAGATGACTCGTGATTAAGAGCAGgtattggggttggagagattgctcagagaTTGGgagcgctgactgctcttccagaggtcctgagttcggttcccagcaaccacatggtggctcacaaccatctgtaatgagatcaggtgccctcttctgtatatataataaataaataagtctttaaaaaaagaaaaaaaaaagagcaggtaTTGCTCCTGAAGAAGACTGGGTTTCCAGCGGCTGCATCAGggcctcacaactgcctataaacTCCAGCCACAAAGGATCCTTTGCCTCCGTGGGCACCTGTGCTCAcgtgcacacacccatgcacgaAGACGggattaaaaatcacaaaatattttaaagaagtctATTGAACTAGCAGAAGGAGTTGAAGCAGGTATCTCAAATCATTACAGCCGTCTCTCTGGCGAATGAAGGACAGCTCTGATTACAAAGAGCTCCTGTTGTGAGCACTTCCAAAGTTGCCTGGCCGAGAGACTGTCACCTGCTCCTTCCCTGTCCCAGGCTACACTGGGTCCGGGATATACCGCCTCCCATCCTCTTGGCCTTCTCCTCTAGAGCACTTAACAGGGTGTCTTCTTTGTCTTGCATCTGCCCAAGCCGAGCCCCGTCCCTGGCATGTAATAGATGCTCCATAAATCCTGGCTGAATAACCAAGAAAGAGGATTAGGCCAAAAACTGGGTTTGCCAGGGTGGGGCATAATTACATGTCGCCCTTCCCCAGGTTTTAGAAAGCTGTTATTTTGGAAATAATTGGTCGGTGTTGAGTTTAAGTACCACCAGATCCCATCAGCTGTGCTTATCGGATTCAAGTTATATGTTcttctccccctgcccctcccccccccaggagGCAAGCCTCTCTGATGCTGCtccctgccgtgtgtgtgtgtgtgtatgtgtgtgtgtgtccgtccacaGTGTTCCTAAATGTCCCTGTGGCACTGGTCACACTACTGCTCATTCTCCCTTTGAGGAAGATGCTCAGAGTTTACTGGGTGGGGGAGCAAGCAGCTCGCACTGAGTGATGGGGCATCCCGAGGCATTGGCAGTGGTCGAGTCTTCCGATCCTCTCCCTGCCGGAGAACCGGTGGCAGTCTCCGGTGACTGAGCATCTTCTGTGCCTTACCACGTTTGTCCGTTTCGCAGACCCCTAGTCTGTCTCCCGTTAGCGTTTCCCTCCATGTTGACTGAGAACAACGAGCCAATCAGGGACCCAGAGACTAGCACTTGCTCTCAAATGGAAGCTGATGTATAAGGACATCAGAACCAAAACTCCTATCTCCCCGCTCGTGTGggcagcacccccccccacacacacacacactgactgtaGAGAAATGCTCTAAAAAACAATTCTTCTCTGACAGACCCTGGGCTCCGTTAGGGTAACCTCCAGATCCCAGCCTGGGCTGTCAGGTCAGGACTGAGTATCTGAGACTTTACTCAGGCAGTGAGCCTCAATGGGCAGGGCCAGGCTTTTTCTTGTAAAGTCCCTCACTCAGTGTTGGGCACATAAAGATGGTTCGAGAGACTTGCcagcaaggctggagagatggctcagctgttaagagcactggctgctctccagaggtcctgagttcaattccaagcatccacatggtggctcacaaccatctgtaatgagatctggagccctcttctggcctgcagacatacatgcagagagaacacagtatacgtaataaataaataaattaaatctttgagagagagagagagagagagagagagagagagagagagagagagagacttgtcaGCATTGTTCCGCTTCTTTAAGAATTTGGGATCTAGACCTGATTGTTTATATTTGATCTGCTAGAGGGCGGAAGTTTATTTATATTAATgacaattttaagaacacaacttCTCCTGTTGATTTAACATTCAGgactcatttttaaaacaaacagtGGGTGCATTAACAtttgtttttcataaaaatattcataaaagtgACTCACATAAGGCGTCTCACTTGGGCCCATGTAGTTCTAGGCCAATTCTCTCTCTACTGCTGGAAAAAGATGAATGAGCTGCCAGGGAGCAGGACGAGGAGACCCTGCAGTGGACTGTGTCTTCTCATAGCAATTCTTACCCCATATTAGAAACCGAGACCCAGCATTGCCTGTGACCATTTGATGGCCCTGATAGTCAATGACACTTTCTAGGAGCCTTCTGCATGCAAGGCCCACTCCCGTCAGCAGACTTGCTGTGAAATAATGATAATTTCAGCTGTTATTGCTTACGATGTGTGAGACACAGTTCTAAGCGTTATTCTGGAATGTTCTTATGTTCTCACACCATTCTTGTGAGGCAGTTAACATCACCTATttttacaggtgagaaaacaGAGGTGCATAAAAGTTAAGTCACTTGTCCCAGGCCCTGTGGTTAGGAATCATGAACTAATAAATGCTAACCAGCCAtacccagcttcctgctcctctgtGGTAGTTCTCTTGGTGACTTGGCACCCCATCAGGGGATCAGAAAGGTTTGCATTGACCTAAAAAGGATCTTATTGGGTTAGATCTCCTGTTGGAGGGATGCCCCACTGCAGATTGGAGTTATAGTGCTAGTATTTAACGTCTGCTGAGGGAGGTCACATTGGTCACCCCTGGGAAGATGTTTTGCTGGGGTGGGGCATGGGATCCCTGGAGCCAAACATCATGAACTCACCCCTGAGAAGAAACCCCTTTGCCCGagtttaggggaaaaaaagaaaagaagagaaaagagaggagaggagaggagaagagaaaataagaaaagaaaaaaaagaaaggaaaagaaaagaaaagaacaatcatCCATACAAATGGGAGTAGTGGCCCCTTCCAAGACTCTAAGATCTATGAGGATCAGACCAGGTAGAAGTGGCTGTCAACAGCGCCACAGTGTGGTAATGAGAAGAAGTACAAGTGGCGGATGAACAAAATTCAGGTCCTGATTCTGTGAAGAAGTTGTAACTTCCTCTCACAGCTCCTCCTGGAGACTGTGGGTTCTAAGAACAGCAAGGAAGAGCTGTGTGGCTTTCTGTCAACTCTATTTCCCTTGAGTTTGTTAAGCAGATAAACTTTCATGGCATATGTATGTGCAGGCATCTATGCTTTGTtatctgatttaaataaaaataaatagagcgTGATGTTAATATGAAGGCACCTCGCTGGATAAAGAGGTGCACATATCATCCTTAGTGGTCTTGATTTTCTCACTGTCTTCACTGGGGCTGGAACTGGGCTCTGAGACCAGAAGATGACCGAACAACCCTTTCCACGGGCCAGCCACGGCTCTGGAAGAGGGTCTGAGGAATGCAAGGTCTTCACAACTCCACTGCTTTCCCTGTGGCTCTGAGAGAGCCCTGGCCAGTGCTCAGTGCACGGTGGTACTTCCTGGCAACAATAAGACTGCTTCCCGAGCCTGCCCTCCATCCAACTACCCTAAGCCAGAAGAAGGACTCAATGGACGAAATCACTGACTTTCGGCATCATCtcccccatccctgggcagggTAGTCACTAAGGCCTTTCCCAAAGAGCTCCACAGTCAATCAGTGTGATAAACACAGCCTGCATTCTCCTCCTTGGTGATCCACAGGGCCCTAGGTAGCCTTGCAGTAAAGAAACCTGTTTGTGTTGAGCTTGGAAATTCAAAATAAACTACATAGCACTTTAAGGAAATCTTAAGCCTTAAATACACTTTGAGGAATTCTGCCTaaaatatccagaatacatactttaacacagaaagaggaaaaagagaggaggagggaaaggaggacgaggaggaggaggaggaggaggaaggaggtggaggaggagaaatgtCACAGCTCCCCTTGAGGGGTATGTCTAATAGcctataaatattttagaaggaTAACCTGGCCGTTCTCACAAGTACATATTAAATGCCTCCAAAGATGCATCAACACGGGCAGTCATTTTGGAATGCTGTATGCTACATGGAGTATAGTAACTAGTCAATGGGACCAAGCCTAGGAGACCAGCAGTCAGGTCTCACGACTGTGAGTTCACTTGTTCCTTAGATGGGCTGGAAAAGGATGCTGTGTCCTCCGGGTCGACATGACTCAGCAGCCCGGATCAGTCCCGCTTGCCTTTGGCCTGCTGAGAATGAAGTGAGTCCCCTGCAAGGCCCTCAAGGTCCTTCCATGttgtccccctgcctcagggctAGGGACCCCCTGCCTGCTCCTCAGACCCATTTCTGCAGCCCGTTTCACTGAGAAGGACTCACTGAGAGGCGCCCTCTGGTGCTGGCTGCCTCGCCTAGCAGTCTGCTTCCTTAGCTCGCGTAATCCCTGCCCTGAGAGGAGCTGGGGCATCATTTGTTTGCGGAAGAGAAGCTGACTGTAGCCGAGAGTCCTGCTCCGGGTCCTGAAGCTTGGTTGCAATGTACCGGGGTCTAGCTGGTTGACGGATAAGGGTCTTCTTGGCTGGACAGGGTTCCCTAAGTTTTAATAAGAGTTGTTTTATTAAGGGAACTATTAGCAGCTGGAGTTGGGTGAGGGGTCTAGTCACTCCTAAACCCTCAGCATTTATACTGTCGAGAAGTCACAGGAGATAATCtgagagcacttcctgctctacCAGAATTCTATTGGAATTTTGTCTTCTCAGCTTTAGGACTGGGGAGGAGAGCTTGTTACCCAGGAGGCTCATGGGAAAGGCAGCCTGAGACCGGGAGCCCTAGTGTTGAGTGTCCAACTGGCAGCTCCTATCTCTGGTCAAGCAGTCTTAGCCCTGATTTCTACAAGCCTCAGtgttctcatctgcaaaatgagagAGCAATGCCATTTACCTCCGTGGTTACTGCTGATGAGGGTAATGTACGTGGGCCATGCGGCATCCACTAGGAACTGAGCTCTGGTCAATAAGGCAGGTGACCCAGGGTAGAGCTCCCCAGAGCTCTAGGACCCGTTCGCAGCTATGACAAAGCCCAGGTGGCAGTCCCCACGACCTACATTGCAGCTGGCAAGCACCCTGATGCCCATCTGACATCTCTCAGAATCACATCGGTACCAACAaccacaaagaaggaaaaatgtgtgCGTTAAGTCCCAATTGCTCCTTCAAATGTCTGAATGAGAAGGGTCACGGAAGTCACCTGATTCTAACCAAATGCATTCACAGGTGTGAGCTCCTGTCTGTCAACACACCCCCACAAATGTCCCCTGAGGTCCTTCTAGGAGCCCTTTGACTGCTGGGTGCAGTTGAGAATGACCTAGATCGCCGTCCTTAGATCCAGAGGAGGGCAGGGCTGCCTGGTAGTGGCCATGCCTAGTATATACCTAGCATTCACCCACAGGCACTGTGTGGGCCAAAGAGCTACTCCAAGTCTTCCATGTCAGGACCGATAACACCCCTAGCTGCAGATGAGGATATTGAAGCATAGAGTAGTTAAGTCCCTTGCACAAGGTCACGTGGTTGGTATAGATAGAGTTGGGATTCATATTGGGGCAGCTAGGCTCCTGGGTAAACCCCGCTCACTCTACATGACAGAGACAAACCAATCCCACCCAAGAGAAGTCAAGGAGAGAATAAACTGTCCCACACAGTGGAAAGGGAAACATCCTGTGCCTACGTCCCAGCCCTGCTTCTAGCTTCTGGGACATGTGGACAGAACTGTGTGCTTGATGTACCCACAAACTGATGATCTAGTGAGCAAGTTTGCTAAGCCATTTTATGAACTGAAGTTCTGCACTAATATGAAAGGGAGGTCATCGTTAACTTTTGTGATTGTCATCTGCCACAGCAGCTGTCAGTCATCATCCTCTCTTTAATTTGGGACCATTTTCCAAATGTCCTTTCAAGCCTGCAATGAGCTTTAGAAAACATTTGTTCTTAGATTTATCATCAGGGGACCTGATGAACTGACCCAAAGAAACAATGATCTGCTGGCTCGGGAGCCAGCGACAACTTAGAATTTAGAGCATGCTCAGACGGAACAATAGTAGCTGAGCCCGGGAGCCCAGGATGTTCCACGCCAATCCCTGTTCTAAGCAATGCGTATTCACGTGTGTGTAAACACCACTAACTCTCGTGACAGGACAGGTAGTGTCTTATCAGGTAGGAGGGCAGACATGGAGAGGAAGTGACTCTCCCAAGGTCACTCTGATGATTAAATCTTGGCTGGGAGTCAAGGGAACCTGGTGGGTGCATTGGAACAAGCCAGTCATTGGACAGTCCAGGGATGAATCTTTTTGAGTCCAGGAGAGAGATCAAGTCTGAGACTTGGAAGACGGAAAGGGCGTTTCACACACAATACTCACCCTGCCACTCCTGCCCACtgcttccccctgccccccaaagaGGGGGGAAGAGGCTATGGCTTAGAATGAGGGGCGCTGGTAAAGTGTGACCAGGAGTCTGGGATCTGGCTTGCAGGGACACCTACTGCtatcccaatgctgtgaccccaTCACCTCCAGTGTTCACGAAGGCTTTGGGATCCATGACACTAACCACAAAGGAAGGCCACACGGAGGGGAATCCTTTCCGTGGGCAGTGAAGGATGGTCAGGGTGAAGCAGGCAGTTCTGCTGAGGAAATCCATTGTGACCCCAGAAATTCTAGCAGCATCTTCTGGGGTATAACAGTTGGCCTGCAAGCTACAGCCATGGGCTGAGGTCTGAGGTGCTGAGAGAAGACAGTCCCGGGGGAGCTGTCCACTGCCACCAGGGCTGTCTGCTTCCTCGAGAGTCCTGCTGAGCTCACACAGAGAGGAGTACAGTGGGGTCCATCTCACTGCCAACCCAGGGCACAGAGGAAAAAGGAATCCCCGTGTCCATTTCCACAAAGGGGTCCCCTGCAGGATTTCACCAGGGAAAAATCCTTTGGGGACCACGGAGAAAATGTTGGAGGATTCCCAGGGAAGTTAACTGACTCAGAATTTACAGGTCACTGTATGCCCCTGGTCTAAATGGGCTGTAGCACCTGGAAGGAGGGGCCAGACAAACGTGACTGAGCACCCGGGACACTCCCTGCTGGCGTTCATCCTGTGTCACGGTAGAACCATGATGTCTCCAGGCCCTCCCCAGGAGGAGGGCGGGTTAGTCCAAGCAGGACCTGAAATCAGGTTAGACTGCTCTCCTTGATTCCCAGCTGCCACCACTCTGTCCCCTTCACGGTGGCTGAGGTCCTCACCTCTCATTCACCCAGTCTGCCGCTGAATTCCCTAATGCGcctccttcccccttccatcCCTTCTTACCTCCATTTAGGACTGGGAAGTCTGGAACTGCCTGGGTGTGGCTTAGAACCCTGATTTTGGCATCTCCCAGCTTTAGGAACTTGAGcagttctcttctctgcctcttcttctggaTGGAGCTAGCACTCAAGGGGTACGGTTCAGGGGACCAGGCCTCTGAGAGCTGCCTGGCCGAGGGCTCAGTAAACAGCAGCTGCTCCTGTTGGGGCAGGAACTGGTGTCCAGTCTCTGGATGCCCCATATTCGTCTGTCTGAAATACTGCTTGGGTCATGGTGCCCCCAGAGAGGCAACTGATACCTCCTGTGGTCCTGATTCCTTTGCTTGGCACATAGGATTCTCCGTGGGCTCCTACCACCCTCCTCCCTCATCTTGCCCTCACCACAGCCCCCATCAGCCCTCAGTTACATCACGATGCTGCTCTGCTCTCTTCCCTCCGTCAGCCTTGGGTCCTCTCCTCCAAGCCTGTGTTCGTGGGATGTTCCCTTCGGGGACATCAGCCACTCCCCTCTCTACCTACCCCTCtacccctcctcttcctgctgggaCCTGTTTGAGGATCTCTTTGTCCATGGAGccttctctgccctctcctgACTCTATTCTTCTTCTGTCCCCAAAGCCTTTGTCTGTTGGTCTCTCCTTAGTCACAGTCTGTTGGGGactctggtgggggtgggggacctcTTGCACGTCCATTGACCTTGCCGCACATTTTTACATGTTGCTCTCTCTCTAGGGAAGGCAGGATGCTGCCCTGTGCACTGCTCCATCCTGTAGGGATCACCACTGTTCCTGACAGCTGGGAGGTGCCCGAAAAGTAGTCCAAGATGGAGGGGAGTGTGTTCTTCCTGAGTATATGCTACTGAGCTGAATGTGGCCATGGCAAGCAGGGCACTCTGGAGAGCCACATCCATGCCTAATGCCTGCCACAGAGCAGCGATGCAGTTCAGGACCCGTTCACCATGCAATCCCTGCCTCCAGATAAAGGCACAGGTGCCTGGGGGAGGAAACCTGTATGTTAACTGACGCAACACGGCTCCTCTCACAGGGGAGGCCGGCTACTTATTGGACACCTACCTTGTGCTAGCAGCTTAGTCAATGCCCTCAAGCTCCCTTCGGAGTAGCTTTTTACCCCACGTTACCGACTGGGGAGCCGGGGTCCTGGGAGCTGAAGGGAGCATCAAGGAGACCACAGGTCTAGTAAGCCTCAGTGGTAGAATATCTCCCTCGAGTTCCCCCTGAGCTGAATGCTAAACACTCTTTCAATCTCTCGGCAGCACTGGAGACAGCAGCTACTGCCCCCATTGACAGGTGCCAGAAGAGATTCAAAGAGGCGAAGCTTCAGCTGCTGAGTGATGAAGCTGAGATCGGAGCTCTCACAAATC
Coding sequences:
- the Ascl5 gene encoding achaete-scute homolog 5 gives rise to the protein MNSNFCRALVDRGAPSGMQLGVVAPAGQTPLAATEPLGNVPFLLYPGHAEPPYYDAYAGVFPYVPFPGAFGVYDYPFEPAFIQKRNERERQRVKCVNEGYARLRGHLPGALAEKRLSKVETLRAAIRYIKYLQELLSAAPDGEPPAATSPQPACQGNAPPPAFLVAECSGSSSFSSSPFLESEEPSL